One part of the Candida albicans SC5314 chromosome R, complete sequence genome encodes these proteins:
- the CTM1 gene encoding cytochrome c lysine N-methyltransferase (Putative cytochrome c lysine methyltransferase; regulated by Gcn2 and Gcn4; transcript induced by Mnl1 under weak acid stress; early-stage flow model biofilm induced) — MPPKPLVPRTLHIPGVKRNGDLLYYIGDNGITFHPNLTIDRSLLGGIGLFFNPGEGGGNESTQTPQGTIVNSNVKQSFQSVADVELLRIPRRSTFTIHTLVRLLEELKIRDKLITIDNINVPPIKESELIINFLNCMEPTTETHILITYFLAFHTIKKFRQRLSPKSPYYQESPVMQLNTYLNILSATSTIKYPADHFHKKSDYISRDIDDEFVSTYCEMSQKIKLEYESLIEQLHALYHDVPLFDIAKLLSFESYFQICQAVRSRILEIPRDAHNDIDDVVGPPLKKMKAREAQGEPSENAVTTGLQELSINPEEGKSNVGSGRNDTEHTNNTDDYVIDVSLVPILDFVNHNHHSNSYFDIDRRTNDIVLKLRSNVQMIANEKFEVTISYDPEDNIKEFLYTYGFFPKIVNNKIGVSANFNENDNIQLFELKLNNLDRYIPKSQYLCRWLKVLPQIQLVIKYASSDTVDNANSNNESNMRVYFNFFSNNLPLLFIPEIAYNAGWLDVLIPHFIKYNNIPPNCRTNIDALELVNMFIYQEKHCDYINGIDPIGVKLTTTDDDNVGSSRKAPVLLSDLSNILQVTNSDFEDLIKKTLEFIVTVYLNEQVEHLKDQLDLKKKLVMCGLANNFDELVDKYQRFKFRVFQQIIKQYKEDLSSLILPESIAKRAWETKYRTPPREFIFECT, encoded by the coding sequence ATGCCCCCAAAACCATTAGTTCCACGTACACTTCATATCCCTGGTGTTAAACGCAATGGTGATTTACTCTATTATATCGGCGATAATGGTATAACATTTCATCCTAATCTAACCATAGACCGTAGTTTGTTGGGTGGGATCGGATTGTTCTTTAACCCTGGTGAGGGTGGTGGAAATGAATCCACCCAGACTCCTCAAGGTACAATTGTGAACAGTAATGTCAAACAGAGTTTTCAGTCCGTGGCTGATGTCGAATTGTTACGTATTCCTAGAAGGTCAACATTCACTATCCATACATTGGTTAGATTATTAGAGGAACTAAAGATTCgtgataaattaataaccattgataatattaatgttccaccaattaaagaatcggaattaattattaatttcttgaattgCATGGAGCCAACCACTGAAACTCATATTTTGATAACCTATTTTCTTGCTTTTCACACAATCAAAAAGTTTCGTCAAAGATTGTCTCCCAAATCGCCATATTATCAAGAATCACCAGTTATGCAATTGAATACctatttgaatattttaaGTGCAActtcaacaataaaatacCCTGCGGATCATTTCCACAAAAAGCTGGATTACATCAGTAGGGATATTGACGATGAGTTTGTTAGTACCTATTGTGAAATGAgtcaaaaaatcaaacttgaatatgaatcattaattgaacaattgcACGCATTGTATCATGATGTACCACTTTTCGATATTGCAAAGTTATTATCGTTTGAATCatatttccaaatttgTCAAGCGGTTAGATCAAGAATCCTCGAAATTCCTCGAGATGCTCACAAcgatattgatgatgttgttggTCCACCTCTCAAGAAAATGAAAGCGCGTGAAGCTCAAGGTGAGCCACTGGAAAACGCTGTCACTACTGGTTTACAAGAGCTTTCCATTAATCCAGAGGAAGGGAAATCCAATGTCGGGTCGGGACGCAATGACACTGAACATACTAATAACACCGATGATTATGTAATTGACGTTTCTTTGGTTCCGATTTTGGATTTTGTCAACCATAATCATCATAGCAATTcttattttgatattgatagaCGTACTAACGATATTGTATTAAAATTGAGGTCCAATGTGCAAATGATTGCCAACGAAAAATTTGAGGTTACAATTAGTTATGACCCTGAAGATAATATCAAGGAATTTTTATACACGTATGGATTTTTTCCTAAAATAGTCAACAATAAGATTGGTGTCAGTGCCaattttaatgaaaatgataatatccaattatttgaattgaaattaaacaatttggACCGTTATATTCCTAAGAGTCAGTACTTGTGTAGGTGGTTGAAAGTCTTACCccaaattcaattggttATCAAGTATGCTTCTTCTGATACTGTTGATAATGCAAACAGCAACAATGAGTCCAACATGAGAGTTtatttcaactttttctcCAATAATTTAccattgttgtttattCCCGAGATAGCTTATAATGCAGGTTGGTTGGATGTTTTAATACCTCatttcattaaatataataatatccCTCCAAATTGTCGTACTAATATTGATGCACTAGAGTTGGTTAATATGTTTATATATCAAGAAAAGCATTGTGATTATATTAATGGTATTGATCCAATTGGGGTTAAATTGACTACgactgatgatgataatgttgGTTCCAGTCGAAAAGCGCCAGTTTTGTTATCTGATTTATCCAATATTTTACAAGTGACAAACTCTGATTTCGAAGacttgataaaaaaaacacttGAGTTCATTGTTACTGTTTATTTAAATGAACAAGTGGAACATTTAAAGGATCAGTTGGActtaaagaaaaagcttGTCATGTGTGGACTCGCTAATAACTTTGATGAATTGGTTGATAAATATCAGAGATTTAAATTTAGAGTATTTCAGCAAATTATCAAGCAATACAAAGAGGATCTTTCAAGCTTGATTTTACCTGAAAGTATCGCCAAAAGGGCATGGGAGACTAAATATCGAACACCACCCCGagaatttatttttgaatgTACTTGA
- the HCR1 gene encoding translation initiation factor eIF3 subunit j (Putative translation initiation factor; repressed upon phagocytosis by murine macrophage; Spider biofilm repressed) — protein MSWDDEDFDIPSNSKKTVAASWEDEEDDGPVLESWDVDPEEEEKKKKEAKLQEAKRKAELKAKEDAEKAKKDAKRKELEQFDQLDERTRKELLKKAELNADLNNAADLFGGLGVADDNDDDDFDINEHPRERITKQQLAAAAASKRPALTKDTPLEEHPLFQPTNKQEYEKLRKTVGTSLTRLNEDSSLLYASSLAVDLIRDLSQPLSVENLRKVISTLNVVIKDKERQERQARLKKAGGTATGGAGKKKAKPLARPNVGGGFKKDAFDDMDDGQFDDLDDDDFM, from the coding sequence ATGAGTTGGGACGACGAAGATTTTGATATTCCATCTAATAGTAAAAAAACCGTTGCTGCATCTTGGGAAGATGAGGAAGATGATGGTCCAGTCTTAGAATCATGGGATGTCGAtcctgaagaagaagaaaagaagaaaaaggaagCAAAATTGCAAGAGGCTAAAAGAAAAGCTGAATTAAAAGCCAAAGAGGATGCCGAAAAGGCGAAAAAAGACgccaaaagaaaagaattagagcaatttgatcaattagATGAAAGAACTCGTAAggaattgttgaaaaaagcTGAATTGAATGCCGATTTGAACAATGCTGCTGATTTGTTTGGAGGATTGGGCGTCGCCGACGAtaatgacgatgatgatttcGATATCAATGAACATCCAAGAGAAAGAATAaccaaacaacaattagctgctgctgctgctagTAAGAGACCAGCATTAACTAAGGATACACCTTTGGAAGAACATCCATTGTTTCAACCtacaaacaaacaagaatatgaaaaattaagaaaGACTGTTGGTACTTCATTGACAAGATTAAATGAAGACTCTTCGTTGTTATATGCATCTAGTTTGGCCGTTGATTTGATAAGAGACTTGTCACAGCCATTATCAGTGGAAAACCTTAGGAAAGTCATAAGCACATTAAATGTGGTGAtcaaagacaaagaaagaCAAGAAAGACAAGCAAGATTAAAGAAGGCTGGTGGTACTGCTACTGGTGGGGCCGGTAAGAAGAAGGCCAAGCCTCTTGCCAGACCAAATGTGGGTGGCGGGTTCAAAAAGGATGCCTTTGATGATATGGATGATGGtcaatttgatgatttagatGACGATGATTTTATGTAA
- a CDS encoding uncharacterized protein (Protein of unknown function; Hap43-induced gene; mutant is viable), producing the protein MLIPQPKITISKRPHNQKSLTKAKKFSSNQLQDIFHEETTEIKSFVETSTPQPKQKAPRRKWPSYKSIEKTTFKKQKQKNTFASKHRAAHTPEEPNSYQGVHASPPLLIKDILNPVSLQQPCQAHENLCQNQYLDSNFHVSEAKCSNFIPISSSYKPPHNTFTRSYTCKSFSAAENHQSKPIHSDSENEYASTHKLPVNIPSIDELRRNIYLKKCSLNYILNPKRTAIDLSSNMQLSTTAPCYSVSSCSFDHELFSFSDKLSENISTLTNSDGKEQDYTLNDISSYINGTSVRMSSLANGNTNNKNDWLNQIKHVCNLHPPANSNDPLDLLCYDKYMIILK; encoded by the coding sequence ATGTTAATACCCCAACCAAAAATAACTATTTCCAAAAGGCCACATAATCAAAAACTGTTAACTAAAGCTAAAAAGTTTTCACTGAACCAGTTGCAAGATATATTTCATGAGGAAACAACAGAGATTAAATCTTTTGTAGAAACATCAACTCCTCAGCCAAAGCAAAAAGCTCCAAGAAGGAAATGGCCAAGCTATAAATCAATAGAAAAAACAACTTTTaagaaacagaaacaaaagAACACTTTTGCCAGTAAACATCGTGCCGCTCATACACCCGAGGAGCCCAATTCATACCAAGGTGTGCATGCTCTGCCACCTCTCCTAATCAAAGACATATTGAACCCAGTAAGTTTGCAACAACCATGTCAAGCTCATGAAAACCTATgccaaaatcaatatttagattcaaattttcacGTACTGGAAGCTAAATGCAGTAACTTTATACCCATTTCATCCAGCTACAAACCACCGCATAATACATTCACTAGATCATACACTTGCAAGTCGTTTTCTGCAGCAGAAAATCATCAATCCAAGCCCATCCATTCAGATTCAGAAAACGAGTATGCATCTACTCATAAGCTTCCTGTGAATATTCCCtctattgatgaattacGTAGAAACAtatatttgaagaaatgtTCACTAAATTACATATTGAACCCCAAACGGACAGCCATTGATCTATCTTCCAATATGCAATTAAGTACCACTGCACCTTGTTATTCGGTTTCTTCCTGTTCATTTGACCATGAGTTATTCTCATTTAGTGACAAGCTATCAGAAAACATATCTACATTAACAAACTCTGATGGAAAGGAACAAGACTATACATTAAATGATATTAGTAGCTACATAAATGGCACTAGTGTGAGGATGTCGTCGTTGGCAAATGGTAAcacaaataacaaaaacGACTGGCTaaaccaaatcaaacaTGTTTGCAATCTTCACCCTCCAGCCAATTCAAATGATCCCCTAGATTTATTATGCTATGATAAGTAtatgataatattaaaataa
- a CDS encoding TRAPP subunit (Protein involved in endoplasmic reticulum (ER) to Golgi vesicle-mediated transport; putative subunit of the transport protein particle (TRAPP) complex of the cis-Golgi; Spider biofilm induced), with translation MSNDDIILPSVSSLSKLTINDVSKSGFGYNPSIGPISNTITLESSSVLLNKRTISLTPTSSDSIYDRNIITKKPHEINLSSLSFLFCEIISWAHSNSKGIQDLENRLNGLGYQIGQRYLELCKIREGFKNSKREIRLLEMLQFIHGPFWKLIFGKTANELEKSQDLPNEYMIVENVPLLNRFISIPKEYGDLNCSAFVAGIIEGALDNSGFNADVTAHTVATDANPLRTVFLIKFDDSVLIRESLRFG, from the coding sequence ATGTCAAATGACGATATAATACTCCCATCAGTTTCATCCTTATCGAAACTAACTATAAATGATGTATCAAAATCAGGATTTGGATACAATCCGTCCATAGGACCAATATCAAATACTATTACCCTAGAATCTTCACtggtattattaaataaacgTACAATATCATTAACACCAACATCATCTGACTCCATTTATGATAGAAATATTATCACGAAAAAGCCACACGAAATCAACTTATCTTCGTTatcatttttgttttgtgaGATTATTAGTTGGGCACACTCTAATTCCAAAGGCATTCAAGATTTAGAAAATCGTTTAAACGGATTAGGTTATCAAATAGGTCAACGATATCTCGAATTGTGTAAAATAAGAGAAGGTTTTAAAAACAGTAAACGAGAGATTAGACTTTTGGAAATGTTACAATTTATTCATGGTCCGTTCtggaaattgatttttggtAAAACTGCTaatgaattagaaaaatcGCAAGATTTGCCCAATGAATATATGATTGTGGAGAATGTGCCATTATTAAATAGATTTATTAGTATACCTAAGGAGTATGGCGACTTAAATTGTTCAGCATTTGTTGCGGGTATAATTGAGGGAGCACTTGATAATAGTGGATTCAATGCCGATGTTACAGCACACACGGTCGCTACAGATGCAAATCCATTAAGAACAGTATTTTTGATCAAGTTTGACGATTCTGTTTTAATTAGAGAGAGTTTGAGATTTGGATAA
- a CDS encoding peptide alpha-N-acetyltransferase complex A subunit (Ortholog(s) have peptide alpha-N-acetyltransferase activity, peptide-glutamate-N-acetyltransferase activity, peptide-serine-N-acetyltransferase activity), with amino-acid sequence MGITIRQATIEDIQAMQNANLHNLPENYQLKYYMYHILSWPQASFVATTYDEVINVNDGEIDVPVTQDPKGDTAYINRGEKIVGYVLGKMEDDPEAADKTPHGHITSLSVMRTYRRMGIAEKLMRQSLYAMCESFGAQYVSLHVRKSNRAALHLYRDSLKFEVQSIEKSYYQDGEDAYAMRLDLKLEELLPSLAQKAEESDDLIKDLLED; translated from the coding sequence ATGGGAATAACGATTCGACAGGCAACTATAGAAGATATACAGGCAATGCAAAATGCCAATTTGCACAATCTTCCGGAAAactatcaattgaaatactATATGTATCACATATTGTCATGGCCACAAGCATCATTTGTTGCAACAACCTATGATGAGGTGATAAATGTGAATGATGGGGAAATAGATGTGCCAGTTACTCAGGATCCAAAAGGTGATACAGCATACATAAATAGAGGTGAGAAAATTGTTGGGTATGTGTTGGGTAAAATGGAGGATGATCCAGAAGCTGCTGACAAAACTCCTCATGGGCACATTACTTCATTGTCTGTAATGAGAACGTATCGTCGAATGGGTATAGCTGAGAAATTAATGCGACAATCTTTATATGCCATGTGTGAACTGTTTGGAGCACAGTATGTTTCTTTGCATGTGAGAAAATCCAATCGTGCTGCATTACATTTATATAGAGACTCATTAAAGTTTGAGGTTCAATCAATAGAAAAATCATACTATCAAGACGGTGAGGACGCCTATGCCATGAGGttagatttgaaattggaaGAGTTGTTGCCCTCATTGGCCCAGAAAGCTGAAGAGTCGgatgatttaattaaagatttattAGAAGACTGA
- a CDS encoding uncharacterized protein (Putative nucleolar protein with a predicted role in pre-18S rRNA processing; Plc1p-regulated; Spider biofilm induced), translated as MAAPTAIRKSTEKSGINEQIQENSTLQSNQALDQNNDDEDMLIDTNAIPTTTVEDQDQSEPSNSLTIQQGETTELQLDESGKPKFSAASKSNMKVKLESRKVAVPPHRMTPLKNVWSKIYPPLVEHLKLQVRMNLKTKTVELRTNKYTTDVGALQKGADFVKAFTLGFDVDDAIALLRLDDLYIETFEIKDVKTLTGDHLSRAIGRIAGKDGKTKFAIENATRTRIVLADSKIHILGGFTHIRMAREAVVSLILGSPPGKVYGNLRTVASRMKERY; from the coding sequence ATGGCCGCCCCTACAGCTATAAGGAAATCCACTGAAAAGAGTGGTATAAACGAGCAAATACAAGAAAACTCTACTTTACAATCCAACCAAGCATTAGATCAAAACAATGATGACGAGGACATGTTAATCGATACAAATGCCATTCCAACTACAACAGTTGAAGACCAAGACCAATCTGAAccttcaaattctttaactATACAACAAGGAGAAACCACTGAGCTTCAACTAGATGAATCCGGAAAACCAAAGTTCTCTGCTGCATCCAAATCCAACATGAAGGTCAAATTAGAAAGCAGAAAAGTGGCTGTACCACCTCATAGAATGACACCGTTAAAGAATGTATGGAGTAAAATATATCCACCTTTGGTTGAACATTTGAAACTACAAGTTAGAATGAACTTGAAAACTAAAACAGTCGAGTTAAGAACAAATAAATACACTACTGATGTGGGCGCCTTACAAAAAGGTGCTGATTTTGTCAAGGCTTTTACATTGGGATTCGATGTTGATGACGCCATTGCATTATTGAGATTGGATGACTTGTATATTGaaacatttgaaatcaaGGATGTCAAGACTTTAACTGGAGATCATTTGTCTCGTGCGATTGGTAGAATTGCTGGTAAAGACGGTAAAACTAAATTTGCCATAGAGAATGCTACCAGAACAAGAATAGTGTTGGCTGATTCCAAAATTCATATATTAGGTGGGTTCACACATATAAGAATGGCACGTGAGGCCGTTGTGTCGTTGATTTTGGGTTCTCCACCAGGGAAAGTTTATGGTAACTTGCGTACAGTTGCCAGTAGaatgaaagaaagataTTAA
- a CDS encoding uncharacterized protein (Protein with a mitochondrial distribution and morphology domain; possibly an essential gene, disruptants not obtained by UAU1 method; rat catheter and Spider biofilm induced) — MNKSLVPSSSSLLNVNRILVRNVATKQLAPSLSVLSTRILKNHFTTKFKQHSIAFNKQRYFSTFSRSYQEPLNKHTQPKDELKQTITKATLLSQANSGLSRMLIHLKWPLSRNTNTTSTWDMTSAFISWLVMGNILWIILGTTTFGLTLMYSLHYLDSLVGKFSDDKETTDKLNQTKSKTSTNVMSYLIGGIISFGIGVDLNFEKGSSLPELKDGKLRFKNVGIVSHDGNNKHVKFKGTVEAMDITLSFNKWYEGNGLIYDLELYGLNGKLYKSRSPSPPVANTTKKSYRFNENIHYQYDLDHNVEEIASGSSSIIDNNYTFDHVKIHDSYLEIYEEQSSTPIKINIFSCDLPKLRGDKLVLDFFNANNASGAINDAMFTLHKRQNLDPENKNQDKLIRFKLDAIDLGEINKYDPNSKFNWIINGKAEVIADITLPEEQDDLNESITEVLTKMFTNMFQTADMSQTSEDSLLKDAISAIYHTFRKPEETAKPAENSYVMVNVKMKLYDLKASLPQVLPRTNNGIPFISLTDLRSLISFINTENQPITIKSTVIEKITDLSNIQHLGQTKMFDYIMGDAYEELTNLVRDDARRIINEKSWSNSIATQLLLLGLGAMV, encoded by the coding sequence AtgaataaatcattagtaccatcatcatcgtcttTGTTGAATGTCAACAGAATACTAGTGCGGAATGTTGCAACTAAACAACTAGCCCCATCTCTTTCCGTTTTATCCACACgcattttgaaaaatcacTTTACAACCAAATTTAAACAACATTCTATAGCATTTAACAAGCAAAGATATTTTTCCACATTCAGTCGATCATATCAAGAGCCTTTGAATAAACACACACAACCAaaagatgaattgaaacaaactATAACGAAAGCAACTTTACTTTCGCAGGCGAATTCAGGCTTATCCCGTATGTTGATACATTTAAAGTGGCCATTGTCACGAAATACAAATACAACCAGTACCTGGGATATGACGTCGGCATTTATTTCATGGTTGGTCATGGGAAATATTTTATGGATTATACTAGGGACCACAACTTTTGGGTTGACTTTGATGTATTCTTTGCACTATTTGGATAGCTTAGTGGGTAAATTCAGTGACGACAAAGAAACAACCgacaaattgaatcaaacaaaaagtaAGACGTCAACTAATGTAATGAGTTATTTGATTGGAGGAATCATATCATTTGGTATAGGAgtagatttgaattttgaaaagGGGTCATCGTTACCGGAATTAAAAGATGGAAAATTAAGATTCAAGAATGTAGGTATAGTATCCCATGATGGTAATAACAAGCATGTGAAGTTTAAGGGAACGGTGGAAGCCATGGATATAACGTTATCTTTTAACAAATGGTATGAAGGAAATGGATTGATTTATGATTTAGAGTTGTATGGATTAAATGGTAAGTTGTATAAGCTGAGATCGCCTTCACCGCCCGTGGCCAACACAACTAAGAAATCGTATAGATTCAATGAAAACATCCATTACCAATATGACTTGGATCATAATGTCGAAGAAATAGCAAGCGGGTCCAGTTCTATTATTGATAACAATTATACCTTTGATCATGTTAAAATTCACGATTCGTATTTGGAAATCTACGAGGAACAATCCAGTACtccaataaaaattaatattttcaGCTGCGATCTACCAAAATTAAGGGGTGATAAGCTAGTGttggatttttttaatGCAAATAACGCTAGTGGCGCTATTAATGATGCAATGTTTACTTTGCATAAACGTCAGAATTTGGATccagaaaacaaaaatcaagACAAGTTAATACGGTTCAAATTGGATGCGATTGATTTGGGAGAGATCAACAAGTATGACCCAAATCTGAAATTTAATTGGATAATAAATGGGAAAGCAGAAGTTATTGCAGATATTACTTTGCCTGAAGAGCAGGACGATTTAAATGAGTCTATAACAGAAGTATTGACTAAAATGTTTACCAATATGTTTCAAACTGCAGACATGTCTCAAACATCAGAGGATTCATTGTTGAAAGATGCTATATCTGCGATTTATCATACTTTCAGAAAGCCAGAAGAAACTGCTAAACCAGCAGAAAATTCTTATGTTATGGTAAATgtcaaaatgaaattgtatGATTTGAAAGCAAGTTTGCCTCAAGTTTTACCAAGAACAAATAATGGTATACCATTTATATCTTTGACAGATTTGAGATCATTGATTAGTTTTATCAACACGGAAAACCAACCAATTACAATCAAATCCACGgtgattgaaaaaataactGATTTATCGAACATTCAACATTTGGGACAAACTAAAATGTTTGATTATATTATGGGTGATGCCTATGAGGAGCTTACGAATTTGGTGAGAGATGATGCAAGACgaataattaatgaaaaatcatGGAGTAATTCGATTGCAACACAATTGTTACTTTTAGGATTAGGTGCAATGGTTTGA
- a CDS encoding uncharacterized protein (Ortholog(s) have ATPase activator activity, role in mRNA splicing, via spliceosome, positive regulation of ATPase activity and spliceosomal complex localization) has translation MSGIKISLKKKNPKLKKLIVNNSQQTDESSEQQKKLITSYSTEDKTTHKDETKPIIVLKQPCKSMLQKEIEIDEKPILPYGVTTFEKVETTKQSMIKKIESEDSDDDSSDDRKIPIDEFGAAFLRGLGWQEEEEKNKDDSKSTNTQNLSHRKHGITLGIGAKPIDEEIIQDLNSTEKGIPIIKRRKLNHINK, from the coding sequence ATGTCAGGTATAAAAATCagtttaaagaaaaagaatccAAAACTAAAGAAACTTATAGTGAATAATTCACAACAAACAGATGAACTGTCAGAGCAgcagaagaaattgattacaTCATATTCTACAGAAGATAAGACTACTCATAAAGATGAAACCAAACCAATAATAGTTTTGAAGCAACCATGTAAAAGTATGTTACAGAAAGAAATCGAAATTGACGAGAAACCAATACTACCGTATGGTGTAACAACGTTTGAAAAAGTGGAGACTACAAAACAATCAATGATCAAAAAGATCGAATCAGAAGATTCCGATGATGACTCCAGCGATGATAGAAAAATCCCAATAGATGAATTTGGTGCAGCATTTTTAAGAGGACTTGGTTGgcaagaagaagaggaaaaGAACAAGGATGACAGCAAATCCACTAACACTCAAAATTTATCTCATAGGAAACATGGAATCACCTTAGGGATTGGAGCAAAACCTAtagatgaagaaataataCAAGATTTAAACTCTACGGAAAAAGGTATTCCAATCATAAAACGACgtaaattaaatcatataaataaataa